One Gelria sp. Kuro-4 DNA segment encodes these proteins:
- a CDS encoding SpoIIIAH-like family protein produces MWRNRGTIIWLLVCLIVLLAAAFYLRSRAVETTPPADAGLINEEQAKEAPAPAPESPAPEQEPGTKPPDGTAPGKRADYYTEQRLERDRVRSQEMDTLREIVHNPNSDEGNRREAHTRLLFLSQQAAKEAEVEGLIKAKDFPDALVYLHEDSAHVLVKVPELTMQQAAQIGDIVATATGLSREKIIIDTRP; encoded by the coding sequence ATGTGGCGTAACCGCGGGACGATAATCTGGCTGTTGGTCTGCTTAATCGTTTTGCTGGCCGCTGCATTTTACCTGCGTAGCCGGGCGGTTGAGACCACTCCGCCGGCCGACGCCGGGCTCATAAACGAGGAACAAGCCAAAGAAGCCCCTGCGCCCGCTCCCGAATCACCCGCCCCGGAGCAGGAACCGGGCACGAAACCCCCGGACGGGACGGCTCCCGGAAAGCGCGCGGACTACTATACAGAACAACGCCTGGAGCGCGACCGCGTTCGCAGCCAGGAAATGGACACCCTGCGCGAGATTGTTCACAATCCCAATTCCGATGAAGGCAACCGGCGTGAAGCCCACACCCGCCTGTTGTTTCTCAGCCAACAGGCCGCGAAGGAGGCTGAGGTGGAAGGGCTCATCAAGGCCAAAGATTTTCCCGATGCGCTGGTTTACCTCCATGAGGACTCGGCACACGTCCTGGTGAAGGTGCCCGAGCTCACCATGCAGCAGGCCGCCCAAATCGGCGACATAGTGGCCACAGCAACCGGCCTCTCCCGGGAAAAAATCATCATCGATACCAGACCGTAG
- a CDS encoding divergent PAP2 family protein — protein MSGLLHNRILLTALLAWAIAQGLKVPFTLIKNRRWDFHRLVSPGGMPSSHSALVSALAVAVGRVEGFAAPETAIALVFAFIVMYDSAGVRRAAGAQASVLNKIIDEVFRGGRFREERLRELLGHTPVEVFAGALLGLIVASAVRL, from the coding sequence ATGTCCGGTCTCCTGCACAACCGAATTCTCTTGACGGCACTTCTGGCCTGGGCCATAGCACAGGGGCTGAAGGTTCCCTTTACCCTTATAAAGAACCGCAGGTGGGACTTTCACCGCCTGGTGAGTCCCGGCGGGATGCCGAGCTCCCACTCTGCTTTGGTGAGCGCTCTCGCCGTAGCCGTAGGCCGCGTAGAGGGGTTTGCCGCGCCCGAGACGGCCATCGCCTTGGTCTTTGCCTTCATTGTGATGTATGATTCCGCCGGTGTGCGCCGGGCGGCCGGGGCGCAGGCCAGCGTGCTCAACAAAATAATCGACGAAGTTTTCCGTGGCGGCAGATTTCGCGAAGAACGCTTGCGCGAGCTCCTGGGGCACACGCCGGTGGAGGTATTTGCCGGGGCGCTGCTCGGGCTCATCGTAGCGAGCGCTGTGAGGCTCTGA
- a CDS encoding stage III sporulation protein AB, with the protein MVVRLLGALLVLFATGSTGYTIARSLGERVALLAQIESLLQYLITEIDYGLTPFPQALERSGRSLGPAITGFCSRILSDLEEGKPLRLAWEQGVAALVALTPLQPQDGEPLLVLGPVLGLSDRQDQLRHLKLAWEHLHYAQREAELEAQKKQKLWRYTGLLSGLVIVLLLI; encoded by the coding sequence ATGGTCGTGCGCTTGTTGGGAGCCCTGCTGGTACTATTTGCCACGGGGAGCACCGGCTACACCATCGCGCGTAGCTTGGGCGAGCGCGTCGCGCTCCTCGCCCAGATCGAAAGCTTGCTCCAGTACTTGATCACGGAAATCGATTACGGGCTGACCCCCTTTCCCCAGGCTTTGGAGCGCTCCGGCCGGAGTTTAGGCCCGGCCATAACCGGATTTTGCTCCCGCATCCTGAGTGACCTGGAAGAAGGAAAACCCCTCAGACTGGCTTGGGAACAGGGGGTGGCCGCGCTGGTGGCGCTCACGCCGCTACAGCCCCAAGATGGGGAGCCGCTGCTCGTCCTGGGGCCGGTTTTAGGGCTCTCCGACCGCCAGGACCAGTTGCGGCACCTTAAGCTCGCCTGGGAGCACCTGCACTATGCGCAGCGCGAGGCCGAGCTCGAGGCCCAGAAAAAACAAAAACTCTGGCGTTACACGGGGCTTCTGTCCGGCCTGGTGATTGTTTTGCTCCTGATATAG
- the spoIIIAC gene encoding stage III sporulation protein AC — protein MDVSLIFQIAGIALVISVINIVLTQAGRQEQAHILNIVGVVIVLLLIIPIISQFLTTVRTVFRL, from the coding sequence ATGGACGTCAGTCTCATCTTTCAAATCGCCGGCATAGCCCTTGTCATATCCGTCATCAACATTGTCCTCACGCAGGCCGGCCGCCAGGAGCAGGCCCACATTTTAAACATCGTCGGGGTGGTCATCGTCCTCCTGCTCATTATCCCCATTATCAGCCAGTTTTTGACCACCGTGCGCACAGTCTTCAGGCTCTGA
- the xseA gene encoding exodeoxyribonuclease VII large subunit, producing MNRPVPLPALVYSVTDLTRLIKGNLESDPRLLGVWVRGEIGTCKLHTSGHLYFTLKDKASSLRCVMFRSFNRRLRFQPTTGLGVLAFGEVGVYERDGSYQLYVRELEPDGLGALFLALEQTRERLAKEGLFSAERKRPLPRFPRRVGVITSPVGAALQDIIAVARRRFAGIELLLAPVTVQGGGAGSEIVQALRRLNREKELDVVILARGGGSKEDLWTFNDERVARAIAASRVPVVSAVGHEIDVTLADLAADVRAPTPSAAAELVVPDRRHLEQELERCAARLRQAAGEQWRKKKQRLLQLLSRRPWREPALFLAEKRQALAYATDGFKRARRQFLLRKAAQLAETRRAFTALDPLSVLERGFAVVMDAVSGVPVTRASQVQRGQRLRVRFADGTVIVRQETGEEGK from the coding sequence ATGAACCGTCCTGTTCCTTTACCCGCTCTGGTTTACAGCGTCACCGACCTCACGCGGCTTATCAAAGGAAATCTTGAGTCGGACCCCCGCCTCTTAGGGGTGTGGGTCCGAGGTGAAATCGGCACGTGCAAACTTCACACCTCGGGCCACCTTTATTTCACCCTCAAGGACAAGGCCAGCAGCCTGCGCTGCGTCATGTTCAGGAGCTTTAACCGGCGCCTCCGCTTTCAGCCGACGACAGGCCTTGGTGTACTGGCCTTCGGCGAGGTCGGCGTCTACGAACGTGACGGCAGCTACCAGCTCTATGTCCGAGAACTCGAACCCGACGGCCTGGGCGCCCTGTTTCTCGCCCTGGAGCAGACCCGCGAGCGTTTAGCCAAGGAAGGCCTCTTCAGCGCAGAGCGCAAGCGCCCGCTGCCCCGCTTTCCCCGGCGCGTGGGCGTGATCACCTCGCCGGTGGGAGCCGCACTGCAGGATATCATCGCGGTGGCCCGGCGGCGCTTCGCTGGAATTGAACTATTACTTGCTCCGGTTACTGTACAGGGCGGCGGTGCCGGCAGCGAGATCGTTCAGGCGCTGCGGCGCCTTAACCGGGAAAAGGAGCTGGATGTCGTCATCCTGGCCCGCGGGGGCGGGAGCAAGGAAGATCTGTGGACCTTTAACGATGAAAGGGTGGCCCGGGCCATCGCGGCCTCGCGCGTGCCGGTGGTGAGCGCGGTTGGTCATGAGATCGACGTCACTCTGGCCGACCTGGCAGCAGACGTGCGGGCGCCCACTCCTTCCGCGGCAGCGGAACTGGTGGTCCCGGACCGGCGTCACCTGGAGCAGGAACTTGAGCGCTGCGCGGCGCGGCTCCGCCAAGCGGCCGGGGAGCAGTGGCGGAAGAAAAAGCAAAGGCTGCTTCAGCTCTTGAGCCGGCGCCCCTGGCGCGAACCCGCTCTTTTTCTGGCGGAAAAACGCCAGGCCCTGGCTTACGCAACCGACGGGTTCAAGCGGGCCCGCCGCCAGTTTTTGCTCCGGAAAGCGGCACAACTCGCGGAGACACGACGCGCTTTCACCGCGCTCGACCCCCTGAGCGTTCTCGAGCGTGGCTTTGCCGTCGTCATGGATGCCGTAAGCGGGGTACCCGTCACCCGCGCCAGCCAGGTGCAACGCGGGCAGCGGCTGCGCGTGCGCTTTGCGGACGGCACCGTCATCGTCCGCCAAGAAACAGGGGAAGAGGGGAAATAA
- a CDS encoding DUF2273 domain-containing protein, translating to METLYEFFTRHGGKVLGSLLGLFFGWLVLTRGLLAAVFLFVCLGLGYWLGKRLDDEQGLGALWRQLFPPR from the coding sequence ATGGAAACCCTGTACGAGTTTTTCACACGGCACGGTGGCAAGGTGCTTGGTTCGCTCCTGGGCCTGTTTTTTGGGTGGCTGGTGCTCACGCGGGGGCTCTTGGCCGCCGTTTTCCTGTTTGTATGCCTGGGACTCGGTTACTGGCTGGGGAAGCGCCTGGACGATGAGCAGGGGCTCGGTGCGCTCTGGCGGCAGTTGTTCCCCCCACGCTAA
- a CDS encoding Asp23/Gls24 family envelope stress response protein, whose translation MDKLPGDIQILKAENDIGSVKIADEVVAIIAGLAATEVPGVAGMSGGLAGGIAEMLGRKNLTRGVKVEVGERQAAVDLFLIVDFGVKIPEVAWRVQENVKKAIESMTGLDVVEVNIHVQGVKIAGEEKEEDARVK comes from the coding sequence TTGGATAAGCTACCAGGGGACATCCAAATCCTTAAAGCGGAAAATGACATCGGCAGCGTTAAGATCGCTGATGAGGTTGTGGCCATTATCGCCGGTTTGGCTGCCACCGAGGTGCCGGGCGTGGCCGGGATGAGCGGGGGCTTGGCCGGCGGTATCGCCGAAATGCTGGGGCGGAAAAACCTGACGCGCGGTGTTAAAGTAGAAGTGGGCGAGCGTCAGGCGGCCGTCGATCTGTTTCTCATCGTGGATTTTGGCGTAAAAATTCCGGAAGTGGCCTGGCGTGTACAAGAAAACGTCAAGAAAGCCATTGAAAGCATGACGGGCCTGGACGTGGTGGAGGTTAATATCCACGTGCAAGGGGTAAAAATCGCCGGCGAGGAAAAGGAAGAAGATGCCCGTGTCAAGTAA
- the spoIIIAE gene encoding stage III sporulation protein AE — MKKQAVVVFILLVVIFLVAPARAQPASDLSPPEVDLSVLEEATRNLERELGGLAPELNLGRLLAQVHHPDGLNWQGFVAAVLRYFFQEVVASSTLLGQLLLLVVLAAILAAVEQGFKAGGVARVAKALLFVAIMGFAIQSFNIALGTGRTAVTNMVTFMQALLPVLFTLLVATGAVTTAAVFHPLLLATIAILGTLTQDVIFPLLYLAAVLHLVTYLVPEMNVGRLASLLQGICAALLGLALCVFVGVSTVQGAAAHVADGVSIRSAKFLAGSFVPVVGKLFADALEAVVGYTVALRTAVNAVAILLVLLICAFPLLKILALIFVYKLAAALAEPIADARVAKCLGDLGNSMAFVFATAGVVALFFFLALTIILGVGNLAALVR, encoded by the coding sequence GTGAAGAAGCAGGCGGTTGTTGTTTTCATCCTCCTGGTGGTGATCTTTCTTGTCGCACCAGCACGCGCCCAGCCGGCAAGCGACCTCAGCCCGCCCGAGGTGGATCTTTCCGTTTTAGAAGAAGCTACCCGTAATCTGGAAAGGGAGCTGGGCGGGTTGGCACCGGAGCTCAACCTGGGCAGGCTCTTGGCTCAGGTACACCACCCGGACGGGCTTAATTGGCAGGGTTTCGTTGCGGCCGTCCTGCGCTACTTTTTTCAGGAGGTTGTGGCCAGTTCCACCCTCTTGGGGCAGCTTCTTTTGCTGGTGGTTCTGGCGGCCATCCTGGCAGCCGTTGAACAGGGGTTTAAAGCGGGCGGGGTGGCACGGGTCGCCAAGGCGTTACTCTTTGTCGCCATCATGGGTTTTGCCATCCAGAGCTTCAACATCGCCTTGGGTACGGGGCGGACGGCCGTCACCAACATGGTCACTTTCATGCAGGCCCTGCTGCCGGTCCTTTTCACCCTGCTGGTGGCCACCGGTGCGGTAACCACGGCGGCCGTCTTCCATCCCCTGCTCCTGGCGACCATTGCCATCCTGGGAACACTCACTCAGGATGTGATTTTTCCGCTCCTTTACCTGGCGGCAGTACTGCACCTGGTTACCTACCTGGTTCCGGAAATGAACGTAGGGCGCCTGGCGTCTTTGCTGCAAGGCATCTGCGCCGCCCTGCTCGGCCTGGCTCTCTGCGTCTTCGTCGGGGTTAGCACTGTGCAGGGCGCGGCGGCGCACGTGGCCGACGGGGTATCCATCCGCAGCGCCAAGTTCCTGGCCGGTTCTTTCGTTCCGGTGGTGGGTAAACTGTTCGCCGATGCCTTGGAGGCGGTTGTGGGCTATACGGTGGCACTTCGCACCGCCGTTAACGCCGTGGCGATTCTCCTCGTCTTGTTGATCTGCGCTTTTCCACTGCTCAAGATCCTGGCCCTTATCTTCGTCTACAAGCTGGCCGCTGCTCTCGCCGAGCCGATCGCCGACGCGCGGGTGGCGAAGTGTCTGGGCGACCTGGGCAACAGCATGGCCTTTGTCTTCGCCACCGCAGGCGTTGTGGCTCTGTTCTTTTTCCTGGCGTTGACCATTATCTTAGGCGTAGGTAATCTGGCCGCCTTGGTAAGGTAG
- the amaP gene encoding alkaline shock response membrane anchor protein AmaP, producing MGSGDRLLVFLTSLFLIAVALFLGSAAGRVPAVLPVASNLLAAYVFGRWEAAAAALLVLVLALRLAYLAWPWRREGQFLVQNSELGEVSIALTAIENLVQRAAAQVEGVKDVRSRVRARPEGVSVSLKAWVGSEVNVPTLGARLQETVRRRLEEVVGLKAAAIRVAVKDIGGEQRFKVR from the coding sequence ATGGGCTCTGGCGACCGCCTCCTGGTCTTTCTAACGAGTCTTTTCCTCATAGCTGTCGCGCTCTTTCTGGGCTCAGCCGCCGGGCGGGTTCCGGCCGTGCTCCCGGTGGCTTCCAACTTGCTGGCTGCTTACGTCTTCGGCCGCTGGGAGGCAGCAGCGGCGGCGCTTTTAGTGCTGGTGCTGGCCCTGCGCCTGGCGTACCTGGCTTGGCCCTGGCGGCGGGAGGGGCAGTTTCTGGTGCAAAACTCAGAGCTGGGCGAGGTCAGCATTGCCCTCACGGCCATCGAGAACCTGGTGCAGCGCGCCGCCGCCCAGGTGGAGGGCGTAAAGGACGTGCGCTCCCGGGTGCGGGCTCGGCCGGAAGGCGTCAGCGTAAGCCTCAAGGCCTGGGTGGGAAGCGAAGTTAACGTGCCTACCCTGGGTGCCCGCCTTCAGGAAACCGTGCGCCGGCGCTTGGAGGAGGTCGTGGGGCTTAAGGCGGCGGCGATTCGGGTGGCGGTCAAAGACATCGGCGGTGAACAGCGGTTCAAGGTCCGCTAG
- the nusB gene encoding transcription antitermination factor NusB yields MGRRQGREAALKTLFQVELGGAQPEFALNATCEQEAIASADVAFARDLVTGVLERLPELDELLRRCSHEWSVERMAVLDRLILRLACYEILFCSDIPVAVSINEAVELAKKYSTPEAGRFINGVLSAVARGRLAEDGRL; encoded by the coding sequence TTGGGCCGGCGACAAGGGCGCGAGGCCGCGCTGAAGACCCTTTTTCAAGTTGAACTGGGCGGGGCTCAGCCTGAGTTTGCCTTAAACGCAACCTGTGAACAGGAAGCGATCGCATCAGCTGATGTGGCCTTTGCCCGGGATTTGGTGACGGGTGTGCTGGAGCGGCTGCCCGAACTGGATGAGCTCCTGCGCCGCTGCAGCCACGAATGGAGCGTGGAGCGCATGGCGGTGCTCGACCGGCTGATCCTGCGTCTGGCCTGTTACGAAATTCTCTTCTGCTCGGATATCCCCGTGGCCGTTTCCATCAACGAAGCTGTGGAGCTGGCCAAAAAGTATTCCACCCCCGAAGCCGGCCGTTTCATCAACGGTGTGCTCAGCGCGGTGGCACGCGGCCGACTGGCCGAGGACGGTCGTTTGTGA
- a CDS encoding O-sialoglycoprotein endopeptidase, translating into MAQGVVLGFDTSCYTTSVAAVTAAGAVRADRRKVLAVPQGEIGLRQEAALFQHWRNLPELVAQVRAEVGEQVTAVAFTALPRREKASYLPVFTAGANLARSLAAVLQVPALAFSHQEGHLAAGQAGAGGPQQRSFLAVHLSGGTTEILQVERDDAGFAVTVLGKSLDLNAGQFVDRVGAALGLPFPAGPHLEELARSGQGLEFSLPSVVRGRDVSFSGPTSAALRQVERGAAKGTVARAVFRCIANTLEKVLRSAVRELGIKDVLLVGGVAGNSFLRTRLTARLEHRAVGARLFFAPPQLSTDNAVGIALLGCRALGRGHQ; encoded by the coding sequence ATGGCGCAGGGTGTGGTGCTGGGTTTCGATACCAGCTGTTACACCACCTCGGTGGCAGCTGTCACTGCGGCCGGCGCTGTCCGGGCAGACCGGCGTAAAGTTCTGGCGGTCCCCCAGGGTGAGATCGGGCTGCGCCAAGAGGCGGCCCTTTTTCAACATTGGCGGAACCTTCCTGAACTCGTGGCCCAGGTGCGCGCTGAGGTGGGGGAGCAGGTGACGGCGGTGGCCTTTACCGCCCTTCCCCGCCGGGAGAAAGCATCCTACCTCCCCGTTTTTACGGCGGGCGCCAACCTGGCCCGTTCCTTGGCGGCAGTGCTCCAGGTACCGGCTTTGGCCTTCAGCCACCAAGAAGGACACCTGGCGGCTGGACAAGCCGGGGCAGGCGGACCACAGCAGCGCTCCTTTCTGGCGGTACACCTTTCCGGAGGCACCACCGAAATCCTGCAGGTCGAGCGGGACGACGCGGGCTTTGCCGTCACTGTTCTGGGAAAGTCCCTGGATCTAAACGCCGGCCAGTTTGTGGACCGGGTGGGAGCAGCGTTGGGTCTGCCCTTCCCCGCCGGTCCGCACCTGGAGGAGCTGGCCCGCTCCGGACAAGGTTTGGAATTCTCGCTGCCTTCCGTTGTCCGGGGCCGTGACGTCAGCTTTTCGGGACCCACCAGTGCGGCGCTGCGCCAGGTGGAAAGAGGAGCTGCCAAAGGAACCGTGGCGCGGGCTGTGTTTCGCTGTATCGCCAACACCCTGGAAAAGGTGCTGCGGAGCGCGGTGCGCGAGCTCGGTATTAAGGACGTCCTTCTTGTGGGCGGCGTGGCCGGCAATTCTTTTTTACGTACACGCCTGACCGCACGGTTGGAGCACCGGGCGGTAGGAGCCAGGCTCTTTTTTGCGCCGCCCCAGCTGAGTACGGATAACGCCGTGGGCATCGCCTTACTGGGCTGTAGGGCCCTCGGGAGGGGACACCAATGA
- a CDS encoding polyprenyl synthetase family protein — protein sequence MNLEAYLVERARWVEEALAAYLPVLPEPARQLGEAMRYSLFAGGKRLRPVLALAGAEALGRDPKVALPAACALEFIHTYSLIHDDLPAMDDDDWRRGKPTNHKVFGEAQAILAGDGLLTQAFAILATAEYPAEVAPEKVLAAIAEIAAAAGPEGMVGGQSADIRAQGKSDADGEFLHYIHTHKTGALLRASVRVGALLAGAAPAELAALTAYGEKLGLAFQISDDILDATGDPKVLGKPVKNDAQKQKLTYVTLYGLAKARQEARRLAAEAEAALGAFGPGAEPLRQLARFTVERNH from the coding sequence ATGAATCTGGAAGCGTACCTGGTGGAGCGCGCCCGCTGGGTGGAAGAGGCCTTGGCCGCGTATCTCCCCGTGCTGCCGGAGCCCGCCCGGCAATTGGGGGAAGCTATGCGCTACAGCCTGTTTGCCGGCGGCAAGCGGCTGCGACCGGTTCTGGCCCTGGCCGGCGCTGAAGCTCTGGGACGGGATCCCAAGGTGGCCCTCCCGGCGGCCTGCGCCCTGGAGTTTATTCACACTTACTCCCTGATTCACGACGATTTGCCGGCCATGGACGACGACGACTGGCGCCGGGGGAAACCCACCAATCATAAGGTCTTTGGGGAGGCCCAGGCCATCCTGGCCGGCGACGGTCTCCTTACCCAGGCCTTCGCGATACTGGCGACCGCCGAGTACCCGGCTGAAGTCGCCCCGGAAAAAGTCCTCGCGGCGATCGCGGAAATTGCTGCTGCCGCCGGCCCTGAAGGGATGGTGGGCGGGCAGAGCGCCGACATCCGCGCGCAAGGCAAGAGCGACGCCGACGGCGAGTTCCTGCACTACATTCACACCCACAAGACAGGCGCCCTGCTGCGCGCCTCCGTCCGGGTGGGCGCCCTCCTGGCCGGGGCGGCTCCGGCGGAACTCGCCGCCCTGACCGCTTATGGGGAAAAACTCGGGCTGGCGTTTCAAATCTCCGATGACATCCTCGATGCCACCGGTGATCCCAAGGTCTTGGGCAAGCCGGTAAAAAACGATGCTCAAAAGCAAAAACTGACTTATGTGACTCTGTACGGCTTGGCCAAAGCTCGCCAGGAAGCACGGCGGCTGGCGGCTGAGGCGGAAGCCGCTCTAGGTGCGTTTGGCCCGGGAGCCGAACCGCTCCGGCAATTGGCCCGCTTCACGGTGGAGCGGAATCACTAG
- the spoIIIAF gene encoding stage III sporulation protein AF has protein sequence MAWLQEWIRAILVLVLFAGFLELLLPSGTMKRFVQVVVGLFVLATILGPLSLLTSRLQQEPKLELPAIAPGATDRILSDGKRLAAQQQARVLDEYRHNVARQVASLLELGGEGKVVAVKVEVEEGVDKPTFGELRSLTVRLEVPPEKTPRSVGELERLVADFYGLPATDVEVQIMRKGG, from the coding sequence ATGGCCTGGCTGCAGGAGTGGATCCGCGCCATCTTGGTGCTGGTTCTTTTTGCCGGCTTTCTGGAACTGCTGCTTCCTTCCGGTACAATGAAGCGCTTCGTGCAGGTGGTGGTGGGTCTCTTTGTCTTGGCCACCATTCTAGGACCGCTCAGCCTCTTGACGAGCCGGTTGCAGCAAGAGCCCAAGTTGGAGCTGCCTGCGATTGCCCCCGGCGCCACCGACCGCATTTTAAGCGACGGCAAGCGCCTGGCCGCGCAGCAGCAGGCCCGGGTTCTGGATGAGTACCGGCATAATGTTGCCCGCCAGGTAGCCTCCCTGCTGGAGCTAGGCGGAGAAGGCAAAGTGGTGGCGGTCAAGGTTGAGGTAGAGGAGGGGGTGGACAAACCCACGTTCGGAGAGCTGCGCTCGCTCACAGTTAGGCTGGAGGTTCCTCCTGAGAAAACGCCTAGGAGCGTCGGGGAACTTGAGCGCCTCGTGGCCGATTTCTACGGGCTGCCGGCTACGGATGTCGAGGTCCAAATCATGCGCAAAGGAGGATGA
- the xseB gene encoding exodeoxyribonuclease VII small subunit: MARKNKDLSFEEAMARLDELTQALEHGELPLEEALAYFKEGSALLAHCQKLLGAAEDTLKVLELKDTGGKEEEEEEA; encoded by the coding sequence GTGGCACGGAAAAACAAGGACCTGAGCTTTGAAGAGGCCATGGCCCGGTTGGACGAACTGACGCAGGCTTTAGAACACGGTGAGCTTCCCCTTGAGGAGGCGCTGGCCTATTTTAAAGAAGGATCCGCTCTCCTTGCGCACTGCCAGAAGCTTTTGGGCGCGGCCGAAGACACGCTGAAGGTGCTGGAGCTGAAGGACACCGGGGGCAAAGAGGAAGAGGAGGAAGAAGCATGA
- the spoIIIAD gene encoding stage III sporulation protein AD, with amino-acid sequence MEIISLIGIAIIATLLALLIRRDRPELALLLALTAAALIFLFAVTRLAGVISVLEGLAQRTGINRQYFSLLLKIIAIAYIAEFGAQVCRDAGQEAVAGAVEVAGKILVLVLSVPILIAVFDLTLKLLP; translated from the coding sequence GTGGAAATCATCTCGCTCATAGGGATTGCGATCATAGCCACCCTGCTTGCGCTTCTCATCCGCCGCGACCGGCCCGAGCTAGCGTTACTCCTGGCGCTCACCGCGGCCGCTCTTATCTTCCTCTTCGCCGTCACCAGGTTGGCCGGGGTAATCAGCGTGTTGGAAGGGCTGGCGCAACGGACCGGCATCAACCGCCAGTACTTTTCCCTCCTCCTTAAGATCATCGCCATCGCCTACATCGCAGAGTTCGGTGCCCAGGTCTGCCGTGATGCCGGCCAGGAAGCGGTGGCGGGAGCGGTAGAAGTGGCCGGCAAGATTCTCGTCCTCGTCCTTTCGGTGCCGATTCTCATCGCCGTTTTCGATCTCACGTTGAAACTTCTGCCTTGA